Below is a window of Arabidopsis thaliana chromosome 2, partial sequence DNA.
aaaactcaAGGCTAACATCGATTACCTCAGAAGTCGACAAATATTTCgttaaaaaatagagaaagtgaaaaaatCTTGTATTTTCTGTAAATTTTAGCGTATgtattaatttgttattacCGTCATCTGATATCATAGCGTATGTTTTAAGAACTCTTCGTTTGGATTTATGTCCAATGGTCAATGCTCAttcatattaatatatttcttgtCAGCAGTTTGATAATATAATAAACATGTgtctaaaaatatttatcaaattcaCCATTCAAAAATGAGTTATAACTTATACGACACAATATTTCCTTTCAAGTTTATTTTCACAACTACTTCgtaaattaaacaaatggtAAACCACGAAAAAAATGGTAGATTTGTTGTCATCCTAATTgttagaatttgttttaagtTATGTTGGTAAATATTTTGCAGAAAttgattaaataataataatatcccCTTATGAGCCCGAAACAATCGAGCCCAGCTTGTCGTTCACAATGTAGATCTTATCCTTAATTTTCAAAGGAAAACAGTTCAGCCCAGTATAGGCCCAATATCAACCCGCTTCTAGGCCTAATCCTAAACATGAACCAACTTTGAGAaatataaccttttttttgtcattcaGCTGAATATTTACCATCTAAACTATTCAATCAAAGCAtgattgataaattaataaattatatacaataaaatttGAGACCACAATTTTTCACTAAGAACATTACGACAATGTTTATAGTTaccaaattttggttttgttttaatttcttaagtTAGTAATAAATACTGACAGCATGAGCAATATAACTGATCAGTATACATATCTTAAGGATTAAATCAAACGAAACATTCAAAAAGGCACTTGTCTCTCTAGACACTAGCTAGTTGGTGTGGTTTCGGTTAAGGTCGTTGCCACAACACCTAAATATAGTGACgaaacaaattaagaatcCAAGAGTAACTTTGAAGCTAACATTATTAAACAATCATACGAATATATGTCAATATCACTTACtatatttaaacttaataattattagaagcccttttctatatatacatgcgTGTATGTtgtattgttatatataaataaaaagtacacttatttacttaaaacaacgaaaatattttatatttttgcttCTGCAAGAAGCATGCAGTCGAACATATGGACCTGCGTTCTTTGGAGTTGTTGGATTGTTGGAATCATATGATAATTTCAGCAGACGCCTATACATTAATACTTTTCATTgtgattttttgtattatatatatggactAACTATCTGACACTGTAACACTACGTGTAataactataatttttttagtttataaacaAATGGGGTCTAATAACTTGAAATGTACTCTTCAATGTGTGAATCCAGCCAAATTTGGTcattataaactattttttgttatattatctAGTGTTTCATTTATTGGCATCCCAACtagaaaaatgatatatatgaacaaacaaaatataaacaatattttacttGTTACGTTTTGGCCTTacactttttaaaattgaaatgacTAAACCCATTTGCATTGCATCAGCATTAGtggtttatttattgttaaGTATCAAAGCCATCTCTGCTCATAGATTCCGCGCATGCGTTTGTACCTCCACTAACCATCtcaatatttatttcctttgGTATTTGATCTCTATTATAccaacttatttttttacatatataaaagagaTATTACCAAATATGTTgaatctaaaaatattaaccACTAAACTTAGATATACCTTAACTTCGTGAATATACATATACTTGTATAAgtattattaataaaacataaaacaaaatgactATACATGAACGAACACATCTTTTATCGTATATCATTTCATATGTTTTCCAATAATAgatgttttggaaaatttaaatttttatacaaatacaaaaaaaatatgcaaattttatataacacTTTCAATGTTATTCTATTAGTTAGAGATTTAGAGTTGAAATACTTAATTTAAATAACTAACAACTAATAATTAACTATAAAACAAAGTGTATTGCATTGCAATTTGTAAAAATGTTCTTCGTATTTATATAATGTCTAAAACATACAACTTTATAAAACGAGTGAGTATTGCAGATATCTTACTGCAATAATGccgacaaaaaatataaaagtaaaaatcttACTGCATTAGGTATGCTTTCGaaagttaaaagttttcaAGTGGCAAACATTTGTCCGCCTAGACaggaataaaacaaaaaaaatattcataaaaccaaaactgtTGCTTTTACTAAAGAAGACTTTATgctacatttttaacaaaaaaaaacaaaaaaactttatgctaaattttatattttaaatgtgaCAATTAACAGGTAACAACACGCTGGAAAACCAGCAGAGATATTAAATCCGGTTAAGGCTTAATATTTACTGCTTACATTTCCAGTGACAATATAGAGAATCTAACATTAAATTATATGAACATGAGATTAATAAACTCACTATAGTAAAATAAGCAGGAGACATCACGTGAAGCGTCGGATTGTTTGTCATAATGTCTTCATCGTACGGCAACGCGATGAATTGAAACAGAAGACATCACGTGAACCAGTGCTACATGGTTAACTCAATCATTAACGGCgtatattttcttgtattgATTCTTCTCCGGATCGTTAACTATGCTCCCGATTTAACACCGTCAGTTCAGTATTTATACGGCGCAATAAATTACGATAATGTAGCCTCTTGAGAGAATGTTTTGCGGGTTGgactttggagaagaaaacaatcatATAACCTATCTATATAAAATCGAGTAGAACgagaaataaaattattgtaaAGCGAGAGTGCATTAGGATTATGTGGTCtaattatgaaagaaaaaagattatgcCAATAATGATGATATCGAATAAACACCAGCACGATGGTTTTCTAATAATCCACAACTAAACAAACGTAAGGcctttatttatctatttttatgttaatctTGAACTATCGAAGCACGACTTGAGCTATCTATGagttattacaaaaatatgatGTCGTCAGTTTGTCACCGAGGGCttattaattagataaattaCAAACCAATTTTTGTCCTtcatataatttcatttaacGGATCATGAAAATTAAGAATCAATACGATACAAAATGCATAATTGTGTATTTGACGTGATAAAAGAACAACGAACCAATGCACATGTAACCATGTGATAACGTATCCcccgaaaacaaaaaaaaatagccaAGACACTACAGCGAAGTCGTCTTTTGTGATGTCGATTCTATATCGTCGCCCCCACTTACAACGACGTCGTATAGGTTTAATCATCAATCATGGTTTCATTTATAAacaatccaacaaaaaaaactttgtataCGTTCTaattgataaaacaaaattaaaaaagagaggGATGGATCCTAACACTGAGTTACAGAGACATTAGAGACAAATTTGCTTGTGACTTAACTAGGtcaatataaaacaaaatcaaagaaagttCCAAAAAACGACACTGACTCGTATGTCCCCCATTCTTACTTGTCACCCATCTAATCTAACCATCTCCTAGGCAGCTTCACGAGCCGTAGTCTAATCTAAAATCTTATCATTAGacatttctatatatattttaatttctttacctttttacACCACTGTAGAAAACCACGAATTTTACTCCATAAGTTgatatcattttcatttacGTCTCCGTCACTCTTTCTCCCTATCCACTAAACACAGatcccaaaaaagaaataaacgagtaaaaaatgtaaagaaacGTCCCTTTGTTTCTACGCGATTTTCTGTAAATTTTCCTTCGTTTTCTCGCAGTTTCTTTCTCACCAAACAAACCCTTATATCactctatctctttctttctctcacattcaaagcttcttcttcttaactcTACCCCTAACGTCCTCTCATCTTCTCTGGCAGAACAGAAAACGATGACTAACTTCTCCCGATCCAAATCCACCGGAACTATCGGGTTCCCGGAGTTTAAACCCACTCGACCCGGTCCAGACAAATACGAGAACATCCACAACGATGACGACGAGTACGAAGAAGGACATAGCACTACGAGTACAGACTACTACGACGCTTCAACGCCGTTGAGCTCACACGCGTCAAGATCCGGGAACGGGTCCGGCTCGGGTCAGTTAACGGTCGTAGACCTTCTTGCGGCGGTTCTGAGGAAGTCGTTGGTGATGTCGTGTGCGATGGAGAGAGGGGAAGATGACGTGGTGGCGTCTATGGATATAGGTTGGCCGACGGAGGTTAAGCACGTGAGTCACGTGACTTTTGATCGGTTCAATGGTTTTCTTGGTCTTCCTTCTGAGCTCGAACCGGAGGTTCCTCCTCGAGCTCCTAGCGCCAGGTCcgttattaattaattattatcccAAAGATGAGTAatattccaaacaaaaaatgaatttaatattttattccatatatattgaaaaaagatTATGATATGAggaattaaataaatattttcctaGCTGGAAATCTGTATATGGCATGTTACTGTGTTGGGTAGAATCATTAAGATGGTTGTTGTTTGGATTTAAATGCATGATTACGACACTCGTTTCTTCACAAAAGaagattctctttttgtttttttttctctcttcaaagATTTTCAATGGTATGTAAAGTCAATAACCATTTATTCAAACAATGAAACTATTTAGACATAAATTTGGTCTTTAATCAACTCATGAAGTAGTGGTTGAATGACACATCCTGGAATTGGGGATTAGTGTTTAAGCTTTCACAAcataatgatattatttttgggCTTTCCCTAGAGATTGGTTTGTATGATGATACATGGAGCTCTAATAAGTTTGGTTTGTATAGAAGATACAAACTTTTGGGTCCTATGGAGATATACTAACAGAAACACGATTACACAACAAAtttctcataaaaaaaaaagtaaacaatttGTAAAATCGAATTTTTCCCCTAATATGTACGGCTAAAAGAATGGAAATCatgaatttttcaaaaagatatAATTGGTCTTCTTGAATTGTGAAACTTATGGCTTTCCGTACGTAGATGGATTTGTGAAGTAAAAGAGTGACTGATTATTTTTGATGATACTTGTGAGTTTCACTAAGTTGGTGACTTTGTATATGATATAATGATTGGTTCTTTCTAACGATTGAGCTTATATGTTTTCTCTAGATTTATTTCTATAAGAGTAAAATATAGGTTTTTATATGATCTAACATATTGGTTTTTCTATGAGTAaagatttcttattttaattcaGTGTAAGTGTATTTGGAGTATCGGCGAAGTCAATGCAATGCTCTTACGACGACAGAGGAAATAGTGTCCCAACAATCCTTCTCAGGATGCAAAAACGTCTATACACTGAAGGAGGTCTTAAAGTAAGTCTCTACCCTCTTCTGTTCCGTGAAAATTTCGGATTAGTTTGGAAAAGAGTTTGATATAATGTGTGATTGTTTATTTACCTTAAGGCAGAAGGAATTTTCCGAATAAATCCAGACAACGGCAAAGAAGAGCATGTCCGTAGACAGTTGAACTGTGGTGTGGTACCACGTGGAATTGATGTTCATTGCTTGGCGGGTTTAATAAAGgttgaaaaaggaaagatttaAATTAGTTTCTATAACATTTTAAGTTCAAAAGGTTTGATGTTTGCTGTTGTTGAATTTCGGATTAAATTAGGCGTGGTTCAGGGAGCTACCTACAGGAGTGCTTGATGTGTTGACACCAGAGCAAGTAATGAGGTGTAACACGGAGGAGGATTGTAGCCGGCTAGTGATACTTCTTCCTCCGGTTGAATCTGCGATTCTTGATTGGGCCATCGGTCTAATGGCGGATGTGGTGGAGCATGAACagtttaacaaaatgaatGCTCGCAATGTAGCTATGGTCTTTGCTCCAAATATGACTCAAGTCAgtaataaaattgaattttcttttaatgaaaCAGTTGATTCTTTAgttatatagttttgaatctcatgaaaatgttttgatgTTGTAGATGGCAGATCCTTTAACTGCACTCATCCACGCAGTGCAAGTGATGAACTTTCTCAAGACTTTGATCTTAATGAACCTCAAAGAAAGGGAAAACGCAGACGCGAAAGCAAGGTGgctcaagaaacaaacatcTGATCCATCAGAAGAATGGGAATCACAACACTCCGAGATATTAAGCCCtgagaaaccaaacaataaTAACCCTAAGTTCTTGAGAGTGGCTACTCTGTGTAGGCTAGAGGCTGacaatgaagaagagttttggaatataaagaagagaaacgatCATGAAGGTGTTTTAGATACTTCATCGGGTAATGGAAATATTGGACCGGTACAAAGGTTGTGTAAGCATCCATTGTTTCAGTTAAGCAAATCCACCAAGAAAGCTTTTGTAAGTAATCGAGATGAAGGAAGAAAAGGACGAGAAGCTTGGAGTTCACGTCTCTCTTCTTTGCCTTGGTAAAATTTTCTTACCTcactttatttttcatgtttttgagAGTGTAAAAAATATTGTGAAA
It encodes the following:
- the ROPGAP3 gene encoding Rho GTPase activating protein with PAK-box/P21-Rho-binding domain-containing protein (Rho GTPase activating protein with PAK-box/P21-Rho-binding domain; FUNCTIONS IN: Rac GTPase activator activity; INVOLVED IN: signal transduction; LOCATED IN: intracellular; EXPRESSED IN: 22 plant structures; EXPRESSED DURING: 13 growth stages; CONTAINS InterPro DOMAIN/s: PAK-box/P21-Rho-binding (InterPro:IPR000095), Rho GTPase activation protein (InterPro:IPR008936), RhoGAP (InterPro:IPR000198); BEST Arabidopsis thaliana protein match is: Rho GTPase activating protein with PAK-box/P21-Rho-binding domain (TAIR:AT4G03100.1); Has 3093 Blast hits to 3092 proteins in 169 species: Archae - 0; Bacteria - 0; Metazoa - 2259; Fungi - 327; Plants - 185; Viruses - 0; Other Eukaryotes - 322 (source: NCBI BLink).); the protein is MTNFSRSKSTGTIGFPEFKPTRPGPDKYENIHNDDDEYEEGHSTTSTDYYDASTPLSSHASRSGNGSGSGQLTVVDLLAAVLRKSLVMSCAMERGEDDVVASMDIGWPTEVKHVSHVTFDRFNGFLGLPSELEPEVPPRAPSASVSVFGVSAKSMQCSYDDRGNSVPTILLRMQKRLYTEGGLKAEGIFRINPDNGKEEHVRRQLNCGVVPRGIDVHCLAGLIKAWFRELPTGVLDVLTPEQVMRCNTEEDCSRLVILLPPVESAILDWAIGLMADVVEHEQFNKMNARNVAMVFAPNMTQMADPLTALIHAVQVMNFLKTLILMNLKERENADAKARWLKKQTSDPSEEWESQHSEILSPEKPNNNNPKFLRVATLCRLEADNEEEFWNIKKRNDHEGVLDTSSGNGNIGPVQRLCKHPLFQLSKSTKKAFVSNRDEGRKGREAWSSRLSSLPW